In Luteimonas sp. MC1750, the following proteins share a genomic window:
- a CDS encoding DUF4097 family beta strand repeat-containing protein: protein MTRSLAGLALAGLALGALASAGLVRPAFAATPINETRPLDARGEVEVTNLKGRIEVRTWERNEVRISGSLGDGVERLEIDGSGRKLAVRVRYPRNSHNSEPTTLVLEIPRQASLDVDSVAADVDVQGIAGDELEVDSVSGTVVAVGAPRKASIESVSGDLRLNLNSRDVEVDSVSGKLLLRGRIAGTVDVETVSGNIDVDTRGERLARLELSTVSGDASVRSGIADAGRFRFESVSGDLRLALPASASARVEASTFSGDIDAPGANVVRKRYGPGASLEHRYGTGDASIAVETFSGDVRLVME, encoded by the coding sequence ATGACCCGATCCCTTGCCGGCCTCGCCCTCGCGGGCCTTGCCCTCGGTGCCCTTGCCTCCGCTGGCCTCGTGCGCCCCGCCTTCGCGGCCACGCCGATCAACGAAACCCGGCCGCTCGACGCACGCGGCGAAGTCGAAGTGACCAACCTCAAGGGGCGGATCGAGGTCCGCACCTGGGAGCGCAACGAAGTGCGCATCAGCGGCAGCCTCGGTGACGGCGTCGAGCGCCTGGAGATCGACGGCAGCGGCCGCAAGCTCGCGGTGCGCGTGCGCTACCCGCGCAACAGCCACAACAGCGAGCCGACCACCCTGGTGCTGGAGATCCCGCGCCAGGCGAGCCTCGACGTCGACTCGGTGGCCGCGGACGTCGACGTGCAGGGCATCGCCGGCGACGAACTGGAGGTCGACAGCGTCAGCGGCACCGTGGTCGCGGTGGGCGCGCCGCGCAAGGCCTCGATCGAGAGCGTGAGCGGCGACCTGCGGCTCAACCTCAACAGCCGCGACGTCGAGGTCGACAGCGTCAGCGGCAAGCTCCTGCTGCGTGGCCGCATCGCCGGCACCGTGGACGTGGAAACGGTGTCGGGCAACATCGACGTGGACACCCGCGGCGAGCGCCTTGCGCGGCTGGAGCTGAGCACGGTGTCGGGCGACGCCAGCGTGCGCAGCGGCATCGCCGACGCCGGCCGCTTCCGCTTCGAATCGGTCAGCGGCGACCTGCGCCTGGCGCTCCCGGCCAGTGCCTCGGCGCGGGTCGAGGCCTCCACCTTCAGCGGCGACATCGACGCTCCGGGTGCCAACGTGGTGCGCAAGCGCTACGGCCCGGGCGCGAGCCTCGAGCACCGCTACGGCACGGGTGACGCCTCGATCGCGGTCGAGACCTTCTCCGGCGACGTGCGCCTGGTGATGGAGTAA
- a CDS encoding GNAT family N-acetyltransferase yields the protein MSDLDITHHRIPGRFVTGVDGHVANVDYEMADGVMHITHTRVPEAIGGRGIAGKLVEAAFHHARVEGWKVRPLCEYAATWVRRHPEYADLVR from the coding sequence ATGTCCGATCTCGACATCACACACCACCGCATCCCCGGGCGCTTCGTGACCGGGGTCGACGGCCACGTCGCCAACGTCGACTACGAAATGGCCGACGGAGTCATGCACATCACCCACACCCGGGTGCCCGAGGCGATCGGAGGGCGGGGGATCGCCGGCAAGCTGGTCGAGGCGGCGTTCCACCACGCCCGTGTCGAGGGCTGGAAGGTCCGGCCGCTGTGCGAGTACGCCGCGACCTGGGTCCGCCGCCACCCCGAGTACGCCGACCTGGTCCGTTGA
- a CDS encoding RNA polymerase sigma factor, which yields MTESPQAPATDAGDGDHALALAAAAGDTAAFEALYRRHSARVHGVVLRLAGWQRARAEDLVQEAFLRAWQALPGWRGDAAFGTWLHRLAVNVALMDLRARRVRPALDGDDAAALDALPAAGSPGHGGSLAIDLARAVATLPPRARAVLVLHDIEGWTHGEIGAALDMATGSSKSQLHRARGLLRARLGDTA from the coding sequence ATGACCGAAAGCCCGCAAGCCCCGGCGACCGACGCCGGGGACGGCGACCACGCCCTGGCGCTGGCCGCCGCGGCCGGCGATACGGCGGCGTTCGAGGCGCTCTACCGCCGCCACAGCGCACGCGTCCACGGCGTGGTGCTGCGCCTGGCCGGCTGGCAGCGCGCGCGGGCCGAAGACCTGGTCCAGGAGGCCTTCCTGCGCGCCTGGCAGGCCCTGCCCGGCTGGCGCGGCGACGCGGCCTTCGGCACCTGGCTGCACCGCCTGGCGGTCAACGTCGCGCTGATGGACCTGCGCGCCAGGCGTGTCCGGCCTGCGCTCGACGGTGACGACGCCGCCGCGCTCGACGCCCTGCCGGCGGCCGGATCCCCGGGCCACGGCGGGTCGCTCGCCATCGATCTCGCGCGTGCGGTCGCCACCCTTCCGCCGCGCGCCCGCGCCGTGCTGGTGCTCCACGACATCGAAGGCTGGACCCACGGCGAAATCGGCGCGGCCCTCGACATGGCGACCGGCAGTTCCAAATCCCAGCTGCACCGCGCCCGCGGGCTGCTCCGCGCACGCCTTGGAGACACAGCATGA
- a CDS encoding DUF3298 and DUF4163 domain-containing protein, with translation MYRTTRGLATSGLLLALALAGCRQEAEVPGGTAGPDASVTPAAADTAAAAPVALEDVMETDPRYIVGISYPPGMDRYPGLAAELRRYADAARADLMEAVEAHDPAEGGERIPYDLTLAYDVLMETPTIVAVQAWGTLYTGGAHGNPLVARFVWLPQRKEMLRAEKLVAGEDGWREVSAFCRESLHAALSQRLDADDVAPADRVKLMRSGSEMIDDGTGSLAENFGQFEPLPGEGGRLRGLRFVFPPYQVGPYSDGMQTVEVPASVLLPHLAPEYRDLFAAG, from the coding sequence ATGTATCGCACGACACGCGGGCTCGCGACCAGTGGACTGCTGCTGGCGCTGGCGCTGGCCGGATGCCGTCAGGAGGCCGAGGTGCCCGGGGGCACCGCCGGGCCGGATGCTTCCGTGACGCCTGCGGCGGCCGACACGGCCGCGGCCGCACCGGTGGCGCTCGAGGACGTGATGGAGACCGATCCGCGCTACATCGTCGGCATCAGCTATCCGCCGGGCATGGATCGCTACCCGGGGCTGGCGGCGGAGCTCAGGCGCTACGCAGACGCCGCGCGCGCCGACCTGATGGAAGCGGTCGAGGCGCACGACCCGGCCGAGGGCGGCGAGCGCATCCCCTACGACCTGACCCTGGCCTACGACGTCCTGATGGAGACCCCGACCATCGTCGCGGTCCAGGCCTGGGGCACGCTCTATACCGGTGGCGCCCACGGCAACCCGCTGGTGGCGCGCTTCGTCTGGCTGCCGCAGCGCAAGGAGATGCTGCGCGCGGAGAAGCTGGTGGCCGGCGAGGACGGCTGGCGCGAGGTCTCGGCCTTCTGCCGCGAGTCCCTGCACGCGGCGCTGTCGCAGCGGCTGGACGCCGACGACGTCGCGCCGGCCGACCGCGTGAAGCTCATGCGCAGCGGCAGCGAGATGATCGACGACGGGACCGGTTCGCTGGCGGAGAATTTCGGCCAGTTCGAACCGCTGCCGGGTGAAGGCGGCCGGCTTCGCGGGCTGCGCTTCGTGTTCCCGCCCTACCAGGTGGGGCCGTATTCCGACGGCATGCAGACCGTCGAGGTGCCGGCGTCCGTGCTGCTGCCGCATCTTGCCCCGGAATACCGCGACCTGTTCGCGGCCGGCTGA
- a CDS encoding ABC transporter ATP-binding protein — protein MSTPAPGAAARTTPAPDPQAGRPSFRERVDALGNLPPFLREIWRTSRPLTIATMTLRLLRALLPVAMLYLGKLIIDEAIGLVGTGAIDGGIAEAWRSGVLDPLAVLLAAEFGLAILSDLLGRGVSYCDQVLSEMFTNAASVRLMEHAATLDLEDFEDPELQDKLDRARRQTMGRMNLMGQLFGQVQDIITIISFAAGLLVYAPWLILLLAVALIPAFIGESHFNALNYSLNFQWTAERRQLEYLRQTGASVDTAKEVKIFGLHHFLVERFRTLSQAFLVANRRLARRRAVWGTLLAALGTLGYYVAYAYIAWRTVRGDFTIGDLTFLAGSFRRLRQLLEGLLVGFSQVAGQAMYLDDLYSFFEIEPEIVSRPGASAIPRPVATGFVFEDVGFRYPEATRWALRHVDLELRAGEVLALVGENGAGKTTLVKLLARLYDPDEGRILLDGRDLRDYDLDDLRANIGVIFQDFVRFHMTAAENIGVGQIDAMDDRPRIEAAARRAMADEVIAGLPRGYEQVIGRRFKTGVDLSGGQWQKIAIARAYMRDAQVMILDEPTAALDARSEYEVFQRFRELSDNRTTVLISHRFSSVRMADRILVMGDGRIEASGTHDQLMAEGGRYAELFELQAAGYR, from the coding sequence ATGTCGACCCCAGCCCCCGGTGCCGCCGCCCGCACCACGCCCGCACCCGATCCCCAGGCCGGACGCCCCTCGTTCCGCGAGCGGGTCGACGCACTGGGGAACCTTCCGCCCTTCCTGCGCGAGATCTGGCGCACCAGCCGCCCGCTGACCATCGCCACCATGACGCTGCGCCTGCTGCGGGCGCTGCTGCCGGTGGCGATGCTCTACCTGGGCAAGCTGATCATCGACGAGGCGATCGGCCTGGTGGGCACGGGCGCCATCGATGGCGGCATCGCCGAGGCATGGCGCAGCGGCGTGCTCGATCCGCTGGCCGTGCTGCTGGCCGCCGAATTCGGCCTGGCGATCCTGTCCGACCTGCTCGGCCGCGGGGTGTCGTACTGCGACCAGGTGCTGTCGGAGATGTTCACCAACGCCGCGAGCGTGCGCCTGATGGAGCATGCGGCCACGCTCGACCTCGAGGACTTCGAGGATCCGGAGCTGCAGGACAAGCTCGACCGCGCGCGGCGCCAGACCATGGGCCGGATGAACCTGATGGGCCAGCTGTTCGGCCAGGTGCAGGACATCATCACCATCATCAGCTTCGCCGCCGGGCTGCTGGTCTACGCGCCATGGCTGATCCTGCTGCTGGCGGTGGCCCTGATCCCCGCCTTCATCGGCGAATCGCACTTCAACGCGCTGAACTATTCGCTCAACTTCCAGTGGACGGCCGAGCGCCGCCAGCTCGAATACCTGCGCCAGACCGGCGCCAGCGTCGACACCGCCAAGGAAGTGAAGATCTTCGGGCTGCACCACTTCCTGGTGGAGCGCTTCCGCACGCTGTCGCAGGCCTTCCTGGTCGCGAACCGCCGCCTGGCGCGGCGGCGCGCCGTCTGGGGCACCCTGCTCGCGGCGCTGGGGACCCTGGGCTACTACGTCGCCTATGCCTATATCGCCTGGCGGACGGTCCGCGGCGACTTCACCATCGGCGACCTGACCTTCCTCGCCGGCAGCTTCCGCCGCCTGCGCCAGCTGCTGGAAGGCCTGCTGGTGGGCTTCTCGCAGGTGGCCGGCCAGGCCATGTACCTGGATGACCTGTATTCCTTCTTCGAGATCGAGCCGGAGATCGTGTCCAGGCCCGGTGCATCCGCGATCCCGCGGCCGGTTGCCACGGGCTTCGTCTTCGAGGACGTCGGTTTCCGCTACCCCGAGGCCACGCGCTGGGCGCTGCGCCACGTGGACCTCGAGCTGCGCGCGGGCGAGGTGCTGGCCCTGGTCGGCGAGAACGGCGCCGGCAAGACCACCCTGGTCAAGCTGCTGGCGCGCCTGTACGACCCCGACGAGGGCCGCATCCTGCTCGACGGCCGCGACCTGCGCGACTACGACCTGGACGACCTGCGCGCCAACATCGGGGTGATCTTCCAGGACTTCGTGCGCTTCCACATGACCGCGGCCGAGAACATCGGCGTCGGCCAGATCGACGCGATGGACGACCGCCCGCGCATCGAGGCGGCCGCGCGCCGCGCCATGGCCGACGAGGTCATCGCGGGCCTGCCGCGTGGCTACGAGCAGGTGATCGGTCGCCGTTTCAAGACGGGCGTGGACCTCTCCGGCGGCCAGTGGCAGAAGATCGCGATCGCCCGCGCGTACATGCGCGACGCCCAGGTGATGATCCTCGACGAGCCGACCGCGGCGCTCGACGCGCGCAGCGAATACGAGGTCTTCCAGCGCTTCCGCGAGCTGTCCGACAACCGCACCACGGTGCTGATCTCGCACCGCTTCTCCAGCGTGCGCATGGCCGACCGGATCCTGGTGATGGGCGATGGCCGCATCGAGGCCAGCGGCACCCACGACCAGCTGATGGCCGAGGGCGGCCGCTACGCCGAGCTGTTCGAACTGCAGGCCGCGGGCTACCGCTGA
- a CDS encoding pseudouridine synthase — protein MSIRLNKHISETGACSRREADRLIGEGRVTVNGIRARVGAEVGEGDEVLVDGRPLRARSAAPGKRRHVYIALYKPTGVTCTTETGVAGNIVDFVGHQERIFPIGRLDKDSEGLILLTSNGDIVNAVLRAENKLEKEYLVGVNNPVTDDFLRGMARGVPIHGEVTLPCRTGKLGRYGFRVTLVQGLNRQIRLMAAHFGYRVKRLVRVRIGPVQIGHLKPGRWRNLSEAELAALLPGQDAW, from the coding sequence GTGTCGATTCGCCTCAACAAGCACATCAGCGAGACCGGGGCCTGCTCGCGCCGTGAAGCCGACCGGCTGATCGGCGAAGGCCGGGTCACGGTCAACGGGATCCGGGCCCGGGTCGGCGCCGAGGTGGGCGAGGGCGACGAGGTGCTCGTCGACGGACGCCCGCTGCGCGCGCGCAGCGCCGCGCCGGGCAAGCGCCGGCACGTCTATATCGCCCTGTACAAGCCCACCGGCGTCACCTGCACCACCGAAACCGGGGTCGCCGGCAATATCGTCGACTTCGTCGGGCATCAGGAGCGCATCTTCCCCATTGGCCGGCTGGACAAGGACTCCGAGGGCCTGATCCTGCTCACCAGCAACGGCGACATCGTCAACGCCGTGCTGCGCGCCGAGAACAAGCTCGAGAAGGAATACCTGGTGGGGGTCAACAACCCGGTCACCGACGACTTCCTGCGCGGGATGGCCCGCGGGGTCCCGATCCACGGCGAGGTGACCCTGCCATGTCGCACCGGGAAGCTCGGACGCTACGGATTCCGCGTCACCCTGGTCCAGGGCCTGAACCGCCAGATCCGCCTGATGGCCGCGCACTTCGGCTATCGGGTGAAGCGCCTGGTGCGGGTGCGCATCGGGCCGGTGCAGATCGGCCACCTGAAGCCGGGGCGCTGGCGCAACCTCAGCGAAGCCGAGCTGGCGGCGCTGTTGCCTGGCCAGGACGCCTGGTGA
- a CDS encoding ferredoxin--NADP reductase produces the protein MSSAFGTETVLDVRHWTDDYFSFTTTRDDGFRFENGQFVMIGLPVEQPGGGSKPLMRAYSIASANWEEQLEFFSIKVPDGPLTSRLQHIQPGDEVLIGRKPTGTLLISDLHPGRNLYLLGTGTGLAPWMSVIKDPATYERFERVVLCHGVRHEADLCYRDYIVRELPQHELLGDILRERLVYYPAVTRADFTFDGRQQRGRLTDLMATGQMMSDLGLDALDPAKDRAMICGSPGMLADFRALLDGRGFKPSMRIGAIGDYVFERAFVEK, from the coding sequence ATGTCTTCCGCGTTTGGCACCGAGACGGTGCTGGACGTCCGTCACTGGACGGACGACTACTTCAGCTTCACCACGACCCGCGACGACGGCTTCCGTTTCGAGAACGGGCAGTTCGTGATGATCGGCCTGCCGGTGGAACAGCCGGGCGGCGGCAGCAAGCCGCTGATGCGCGCGTACTCGATCGCCAGCGCGAACTGGGAGGAGCAGCTCGAATTCTTCAGCATCAAGGTGCCGGATGGTCCGCTGACCTCGCGCCTGCAGCACATCCAGCCCGGCGACGAGGTGCTGATCGGCCGCAAGCCGACCGGCACCCTGCTGATCAGCGATCTCCACCCCGGCCGCAACCTGTACCTGCTGGGCACGGGGACCGGGCTGGCGCCGTGGATGTCGGTCATCAAGGATCCGGCGACCTACGAGCGCTTCGAGCGCGTGGTGCTGTGCCATGGCGTCCGCCACGAGGCCGACCTCTGCTACCGCGACTACATCGTCAGGGAACTGCCGCAGCACGAACTGCTGGGCGACATCCTGCGCGAGCGCCTGGTCTATTACCCGGCGGTGACCCGCGCCGACTTCACCTTCGACGGCCGCCAGCAGCGTGGCCGCCTGACCGACCTGATGGCCACCGGCCAGATGATGTCCGACCTGGGGCTCGATGCGCTGGACCCGGCGAAGGACCGCGCGATGATCTGCGGCAGCCCGGGGATGCTGGCTGATTTCCGCGCGCTGCTCGACGGCCGCGGCTTCAAGCCCTCGATGCGCATCGGCGCCATCGGCGACTATGTCTTCGAACGGGCCTTCGTCGAGAAGTAG
- a CDS encoding rhomboid family intramembrane serine protease, with amino-acid sequence MVTLAILAVTVLVSWQAFGNRRLLERLLLWPPAVERQRQYDRLVTHGFVHADWQHLLFNMITLYFFGRHVEALFTTYIGALGFALFYLSAILVAILPTYLRHRRDPSYRSLGASGAVSAVLFAFILVQPWTLIFVFFIPVPAIVYAVLYIGYSIWMDRRGGDNVNHSAHLWGAGYGVLFTVMMEPRVFEVFLARLASPSF; translated from the coding sequence ATGGTGACGCTGGCGATCCTCGCGGTCACCGTGCTGGTCTCCTGGCAGGCGTTCGGCAACCGGCGCCTGCTGGAGCGGCTGCTGCTGTGGCCGCCGGCGGTGGAGCGCCAGCGCCAGTACGACCGGCTGGTCACCCACGGCTTCGTGCATGCGGACTGGCAGCACCTGCTGTTCAACATGATCACGCTGTACTTCTTCGGCCGGCACGTCGAGGCGCTGTTCACGACGTACATCGGCGCGCTGGGCTTCGCGCTGTTCTACCTGTCGGCGATCCTGGTCGCGATCCTGCCGACGTACCTGCGCCATCGCCGCGATCCGTCCTACCGCAGCCTCGGTGCCTCGGGCGCGGTGTCGGCCGTGCTGTTCGCCTTCATCCTCGTGCAGCCGTGGACGCTGATCTTCGTCTTCTTCATCCCGGTGCCGGCGATCGTCTACGCCGTGCTCTACATCGGCTACTCGATCTGGATGGACCGTCGCGGCGGCGACAACGTCAACCACAGCGCCCATCTCTGGGGCGCCGGCTATGGCGTGCTGTTCACGGTGATGATGGAGCCGCGGGTGTTCGAGGTGTTCCTCGCGCGGCTGGCCTCGCCGTCCTTCTGA
- a CDS encoding cold-shock protein, translated as MSDRQTGTVKWFNDAKGFGFITPESGQDLFVHFRSIQGTGFKSLQEGQKVSFKVVQGQKGLQADEVQAV; from the coding sequence ATGTCCGATCGTCAGACCGGCACCGTCAAGTGGTTCAACGACGCCAAGGGCTTCGGCTTCATCACCCCCGAGAGCGGCCAGGACCTCTTCGTCCACTTCCGTTCCATCCAGGGCACCGGCTTCAAGTCGCTGCAGGAAGGACAGAAGGTCTCGTTCAAGGTCGTGCAGGGCCAGAAGGGTCTGCAGGCTGACGAGGTGCAGGCCGTCTAA
- a CDS encoding universal stress protein, whose protein sequence is MKILVAVDGSDISVRAAKHANALAKRLAKPARIVLVAVDAAPFPGVVSKIGREAMERIHAENHERMLAPVRRALARSKAEVRELAVVGEPADAILAAARDNKVDLLVMGSHGRGSVKGILLGSVSSKVIAQTDIPVTIVR, encoded by the coding sequence ATGAAGATCCTGGTCGCCGTCGACGGCAGCGATATCAGCGTCCGCGCCGCGAAGCACGCCAACGCCCTGGCCAAGCGCCTCGCCAAGCCCGCCAGGATCGTCCTGGTCGCCGTGGACGCCGCCCCGTTCCCGGGCGTGGTGAGCAAGATCGGCCGCGAGGCGATGGAGCGGATCCATGCGGAAAACCATGAGCGCATGCTGGCCCCGGTGCGCCGCGCGCTGGCCCGCAGCAAGGCCGAGGTGCGCGAACTCGCGGTGGTGGGCGAGCCCGCCGACGCGATCCTCGCCGCCGCGCGCGACAACAAGGTCGACCTGCTGGTCATGGGCTCCCACGGCCGCGGTTCGGTCAAGGGCATCCTGCTGGGCTCGGTCTCCAGCAAGGTCATCGCGCAGACCGACATCCCCGTCACCATCGTCCGCTGA
- a CDS encoding M3 family metallopeptidase encodes MKHPLSLALAIALAGAGMSPALAQSTADAESTMAASAEALKGNPFAARSTLPLQYPHFDRIRDEHFAPAFDAGMAEQLAEVRAIADNPEPPTVENTILALETNGETLGRAMRVFFNLVGTDTNDARKKLQADYSAKFAAHRDAIALDPKLFARIKTLHDNRAGLGLDAEGVRLVEEYYKDLVRAGAALDETQKARLKQINSELATLGTTFSQNVLAEVNDSAVVVDTAAELEGLTPEQIQAAANAAKSRGHEGKYVVTLLNTTGQPPLSQLANRELRERIHKASVVRGARGNQWDNTGLVAQVLKLRAERAKMLGFDTYADYVLDGETAKTTEAVNAMLGQLAPAAVANARREAGKLQAMIDAEQKAKGEPTFQLAPWDWAYYTEKVRKAEYDFDEAQLKPYLEMKNVLENGVFHAATQLYGITFKPRTDLPKYHPDTWVYEVSNADGSQLAFFIFDPYARDSKRGGAWMSSYVTQSGLEDTKPVVANHQNIPKPETGKPTLLTWDEVTTMFHEFGHALHGMFSDVEYPYFSGTSVPRDFVEFPSQVNEMWADWPSILANYAKHHQTGEPMPQALLDKVVETAKFNQGFATTEYLGAAMLDQYLHQLPADRLPAKGDILATEAAALKAAGLDFAAVPPRYRTTYFSHIMGGYAAGYYAYIWSEVLDANTVAWIEENGGLTRANGDRFRATLLSQGGSKDALQLFRDFSGKEPDIRPLLVKRGLDGAVEDGAPPAGAAQQD; translated from the coding sequence ATGAAGCATCCGCTGTCGCTCGCCCTGGCCATCGCCCTCGCCGGGGCCGGCATGTCGCCCGCCCTCGCCCAGTCCACCGCCGACGCGGAGTCCACCATGGCCGCCAGCGCCGAGGCCCTGAAGGGCAACCCGTTCGCGGCACGCAGCACCCTGCCGCTGCAGTACCCGCATTTCGACCGGATCCGCGATGAGCACTTCGCGCCGGCCTTCGACGCCGGCATGGCCGAGCAGCTCGCCGAAGTGCGCGCGATCGCCGACAACCCGGAACCGCCGACCGTCGAGAACACCATCCTCGCGCTGGAAACCAACGGCGAGACCCTCGGCCGCGCGATGCGCGTGTTCTTCAACCTGGTCGGTACCGACACCAACGACGCGCGCAAGAAGCTGCAGGCCGACTACTCGGCGAAGTTCGCCGCGCACCGCGACGCGATCGCGCTCGACCCGAAGCTGTTCGCGCGCATCAAGACCCTGCATGACAACCGCGCCGGGCTCGGCCTCGACGCCGAGGGCGTGCGCCTGGTCGAGGAGTACTACAAGGACCTCGTGCGCGCCGGCGCCGCCCTGGATGAAACCCAGAAGGCCCGCCTGAAGCAGATCAACTCCGAACTGGCGACGCTGGGCACCACCTTCAGCCAGAACGTGCTGGCCGAGGTGAACGACTCCGCCGTGGTGGTCGATACCGCCGCCGAGCTCGAGGGGCTGACCCCGGAGCAGATCCAGGCCGCCGCCAACGCCGCGAAGTCGCGCGGCCACGAGGGCAAGTACGTCGTCACCCTGCTCAACACCACCGGCCAGCCGCCGCTGTCGCAGCTGGCCAACCGCGAGCTGCGCGAGCGCATCCACAAGGCCTCCGTGGTCCGCGGCGCGCGCGGCAACCAGTGGGACAACACCGGCCTGGTGGCCCAGGTGCTGAAGCTGCGCGCCGAGCGCGCGAAGATGCTCGGCTTCGACACCTATGCCGACTACGTGCTCGACGGAGAAACCGCCAAGACCACCGAGGCGGTCAACGCCATGCTGGGCCAGCTGGCCCCGGCCGCCGTCGCCAACGCGCGTCGCGAGGCCGGCAAGCTGCAGGCGATGATCGACGCCGAGCAGAAGGCCAAGGGCGAGCCGACCTTCCAGCTCGCGCCCTGGGACTGGGCCTACTACACCGAGAAGGTGCGCAAGGCCGAGTACGACTTCGACGAGGCCCAGCTCAAGCCCTACCTGGAAATGAAGAACGTGCTGGAAAACGGCGTCTTCCACGCCGCCACCCAGCTGTACGGCATCACCTTCAAGCCGCGCACCGACCTGCCGAAGTACCACCCCGACACCTGGGTGTACGAGGTCTCCAACGCCGACGGCAGCCAGCTCGCGTTCTTCATTTTCGACCCCTATGCGCGCGACTCGAAGCGCGGCGGCGCCTGGATGAGTTCCTACGTCACCCAGTCGGGCCTCGAGGACACCAAGCCGGTGGTGGCCAACCACCAGAACATCCCCAAGCCGGAAACCGGCAAGCCGACCCTGCTGACCTGGGACGAAGTGACGACCATGTTCCACGAGTTCGGCCATGCGCTGCACGGCATGTTCTCGGACGTGGAATACCCCTACTTCTCCGGCACCAGCGTCCCGCGCGACTTCGTCGAGTTCCCCTCGCAGGTCAACGAGATGTGGGCCGACTGGCCGTCGATCCTCGCCAACTACGCCAAGCACCACCAGACCGGCGAGCCGATGCCGCAGGCGCTGCTGGACAAGGTGGTCGAGACCGCCAAGTTCAACCAGGGCTTCGCCACCACCGAGTACCTGGGCGCGGCGATGCTCGACCAGTACCTGCACCAGCTGCCGGCCGACAGGCTGCCGGCAAAGGGCGACATCCTCGCCACCGAGGCCGCCGCGCTCAAGGCCGCCGGCCTGGACTTCGCCGCGGTGCCGCCGCGCTACCGCACCACGTACTTCAGCCACATCATGGGCGGCTACGCGGCCGGCTACTACGCCTACATCTGGTCCGAGGTGCTGGACGCCAACACCGTGGCCTGGATCGAGGAAAACGGCGGCCTGACCCGCGCCAACGGCGACCGCTTCCGCGCGACCCTGCTGTCGCAGGGCGGCAGCAAGGACGCGCTGCAGCTGTTCCGTGACTTCTCGGGCAAGGAGCCCGACATCCGCCCGCTCCTGGTCAAGCGCGGCCTGGACGGCGCGGTCGAGGACGGCGCACCGCCGGCCGGGGCAGCGCAGCAGGACTGA